In Vicinamibacteria bacterium, a genomic segment contains:
- a CDS encoding peptidase-C39 like family protein gives SGHFVVVCGYEPSTQSVRIADPLLPNPMADGQYYTVGMNRLIGAIYLGVLTYDANFLVVEPRERTR, from the coding sequence CCTCGGGACATTTCGTAGTCGTCTGTGGATACGAACCCTCGACTCAAAGCGTCCGGATTGCCGACCCCCTGCTACCCAATCCCATGGCTGATGGACAATACTACACCGTGGGCATGAACCGGCTCATCGGCGCCATCTACCTCGGCGTGCTCACCTACGATGCCAACTTCCTCGTGGTCGAGCCGCGGGA